In Mustela erminea isolate mMusErm1 chromosome 7, mMusErm1.Pri, whole genome shotgun sequence, the genomic stretch GCAGTAGGTCTCTGAGAACCACTCaaaaaagcatattaaaagtGGTCATACGTGGATGAAGGCACTCCAACTCTGCTCAAAGCAAAAACTAGTGTGATCCTTGTGTAAAACgatctttttctctgaaaaaggCAAGCAAGGGTGCATGCACAGTGCGGAGAGCTGGGGGGTGCGGGGACACTCGCAGGGTCTGGGCGGCGCAGGCACCGGTCTGGGGCTCTTAGGAGCCGACCAGCACCTCCATGATGTGGTCCAGCTCCGTGAGGTCCATTTTGAAAGGCTGACTCGGGGCCACCGGCTGGCTGCTGTACGGGGCCAGAGTCTTGAGGAGATCGTCGGCCGACACCGGGGCCATCTTGGAGGCCGTCCCTGCCGCGGACGTGCAGGGGTCGAAGTCATACATGGACGTGTCGATGTCTGCAAACAGGATGTCGTCCAAGGTCAAGTCTGTCAGAAAGCCCGTGGACGTCGTGATTTCAAAGTTCCCGGGCAGAGAGTCCATCAGCTTGGGGTCGTCGGGCCTCGGGACGCTCGGCGCACCAGAGCCCCCTCGGGAGGTGTCGGGCGCAGCCGCGGCGGCCCCTGGGGAGGTAGATGTGGGACAGAGCTCCTCGATCTCGTCCAGGGCGGAGGAGAAGCTGTCCTTCTCCGGCGGGGGCGCTGGAGCCGGGAGTCTGGCGGGAGCCGCGGGCGGCGCGGCCGGGGAAGTGCAAAACGGGGCATCGTCGTCGTCCTCGAGTAGCGAGGCAGGCGTGAGGCAGGCCTCCAGGGGCGTAGTGCTTCCGAGGTCGCCAGCCAGCGCGGGCGGAGGCGGCGCGGGGGCGCTGAGCGCGGCCGGCGCCTCCCGGTAGCTGGCGCTCAGCGAGTCGGGCGGGGGCGAGGCAGCGGCGGCCAACACCGGCCTCAGGCTGCCTTCCTGTTTGAGCTCCTCCTGGATCCGCCGCAACATGTTGTTGATCAGAACGGTCTTTTGCAAGCTGGGCTCGGTGAGGGGCCTGTGGTTATAGAGTTTCATAAGGGAAATGTTGAAGATAGTCTGGCGCTGTAAGGTGTAAGACACCTTGGATGGACCATCGGAGGGAGACACGATTTTGCCTTCCAGCCCATCTTCATGCTCATCAAACTTCCGTTTTTCTCCTTTACCCAACATATATCtgcaaaggggaaaggaaggaagtgcaATTAATCACATGAAAACGAATTtctcccctaaaaaaaaaaaaaaaggcgctgACTCGGCGGTCAGGAGTTGGGACTGGAGTTCCTTGCCCAAGGTTGGTTAGAAGAGATGAATTAATTGGGGGAAATCTTTTGGAATGTGAGAGCATTGGGAAATCTACCTTTGTATGCTGGTGGAGCAATTTTTATCACTAGGTAGTCTGGTGAATGTATTTCTTGAGAAATGTGTACGACACAGGCAAGTTAAACGTTACCATGGAAACCATGATTTTGACTTGCTCCACTCGTGCGCTTGCGTTGGCTTGCCTAACATTACCATGCAGGTTCCATTTCCCTCcccaaaacagatttatttttaacgCCCAAGAAAACACTAGCAATGCTATGACCTAACAGATAAAGGTGTCAAAGATTATAGCTTGAACACATCTTGAATGATTAAAAGAACCTAGGTggagaagtggggagaagggcatgGACAATTTTCGTAGAGCCCCGTGTGCTTTCAAAAtgccttttccttcctcattATGCACAGAGCTTTTCTGCCTGTTTGGTGACATGTGGTGAAGCTCTTGGCCTGTGTCAAATGACCACAGTGATGGAGCTGCCACCGCTTTTCAGCCTAGAATAAAGTGGAGGAATGTGGCTTTCCCAGCCCGAGTGCCAATGGTTCAATTTGACTACATACAGTTACCTCTGAACGCACTGGACGAATTCAAAAGTAATTTGTTCTGATTATAAGCACTGCTGTTTGAGTACGGGAGACATTTCATAACAAATACCTACTGTGATTCCAGAGATACATACTATTTCAAAAAAACCACCACCTCCTATCTCAGACCTTGAGTATGTACGAATGGCTTGAATTTTAACTCCTGCCCCACCTCACGTGCTGCTCCCAACCTAGGCCGCCTCCTTGCCTGCTCTTGCCTCAGTGAAGACCCCCTCAAGGGGCTGCACCTTCTGGAGAGTGGTCCTTCCTTTCAGAACTTCCACCATCAAGACCACTGGCCTTCGCCTCATAGACCTCACCTGCTAACCATTAATCACGGAAGTTGTTCTTCTGCCATCCAGACCAGGAGACATGGTTCTCATTACTTCAGGCCTGTGATTCCTACCCACACCCCCAACCTCTGCAGCACTTACCCACAGAGGAGTATTAATCCTCCCCTCAGTGCCACTCACTCATTGATCTCTTCATATACAAGCAGTTTGTACTTATCCGACTTTTCTTCTAAAAGCGACTTGCCTTTACTGAATTGCTTCAGCTGATTCACGTGCAGCCTCGCTGAATCCTTTATATTTTACTCATTCTGCATCTATGCTATCCTGGGCACTCTGCCAGAAAGAGGGTAGTCGGCAGATGAATAAAGCCTGGTCTTTAAGGGGGTGAAAATCATCTCCTACACCTCATTCTCATTTTTTGAGTTGAGTCTCATCCTAAAGGAATAAGGCTAACCATAATAAAACTCACAGATCTTCCTTGAGACAATTTGTTGAGGAAGACCTCgctgcccacccccactgcctcccaAACAGACAAACATGCGGGTGGTCACGGGGCACACGAGTTCCACCTGCAGTGACTGCCTCCTCA encodes the following:
- the SERTAD2 gene encoding SERTA domain-containing protein 2 isoform X1, with protein sequence MHRSSLFGPPQKQDPECFLRYMLGKGEKRKFDEHEDGLEGKIVSPSDGPSKVSYTLQRQTIFNISLMKLYNHRPLTEPSLQKTVLINNMLRRIQEELKQEGSLRPVLAAAASPPPDSLSASYREAPAALSAPAPPPPALAGDLGSTTPLEACLTPASLLEDDDDAPFCTSPAAPPAAPARLPAPAPPPEKDSFSSALDEIEELCPTSTSPGAAAAAPDTSRGGSGAPSVPRPDDPKLMDSLPGNFEITTSTGFLTDLTLDDILFADIDTSMYDFDPCTSAAGTASKMAPVSADDLLKTLAPYSSQPVAPSQPFKMDLTELDHIMEVLVGS
- the SERTAD2 gene encoding SERTA domain-containing protein 2 isoform X2; amino-acid sequence: MLGKGEKRKFDEHEDGLEGKIVSPSDGPSKVSYTLQRQTIFNISLMKLYNHRPLTEPSLQKTVLINNMLRRIQEELKQEGSLRPVLAAAASPPPDSLSASYREAPAALSAPAPPPPALAGDLGSTTPLEACLTPASLLEDDDDAPFCTSPAAPPAAPARLPAPAPPPEKDSFSSALDEIEELCPTSTSPGAAAAAPDTSRGGSGAPSVPRPDDPKLMDSLPGNFEITTSTGFLTDLTLDDILFADIDTSMYDFDPCTSAAGTASKMAPVSADDLLKTLAPYSSQPVAPSQPFKMDLTELDHIMEVLVGS